Proteins from a single region of Leuconostoc gasicomitatum LMG 18811:
- a CDS encoding lipoate--protein ligase produces the protein MRYINYFNQDAYTNIAMDAWLLKNLKPKEPVFSLWQNKRAVIVGENQNTFSEVNSDYVDSHNVEVVRRVSGGGAVYHDLGNICFTFFVPVSSSARVDFHQFVQPMADALESLGIHVDISGRNDLEIEGKKVSGNAQRYAGGYLMHHGTLLWDTDVDAMVRSLNVADEKFISKAAKSVRARVGNIKDYAPKDLTIDKFIDQLSYYLTNEGQDGEYKLNANQKSDILMLRDKKFSQWSWNYGQSPQFMYNNHAKFSGGSIDVQIDVHDGKITDLNFTGDFLGVRDWREMKSQLLGIPFTYEYVANILEKNKDGQYFGSITNNELLETFFQKDEVETNA, from the coding sequence ATGCGCTATATTAATTATTTTAATCAAGATGCCTATACAAATATTGCGATGGATGCTTGGTTACTGAAAAATTTAAAACCAAAGGAACCTGTGTTTTCATTATGGCAAAATAAACGTGCTGTAATTGTTGGTGAGAATCAAAACACATTTTCTGAGGTTAATTCTGACTATGTTGATTCGCACAACGTCGAAGTTGTGCGACGCGTATCTGGAGGTGGCGCAGTTTATCATGATTTAGGAAATATTTGTTTTACATTTTTTGTACCTGTATCTAGCAGTGCACGGGTCGACTTTCATCAATTCGTTCAACCCATGGCTGATGCATTGGAGTCACTTGGGATCCATGTAGATATATCTGGCAGAAATGATTTGGAAATTGAAGGGAAAAAGGTGTCAGGTAATGCACAGCGTTATGCTGGTGGGTATTTGATGCATCATGGTACGTTGCTTTGGGATACTGACGTGGACGCAATGGTTCGCTCATTAAACGTTGCGGACGAAAAATTCATCTCTAAAGCGGCTAAATCGGTTCGCGCTCGTGTTGGTAACATCAAGGATTACGCGCCAAAAGATTTAACGATTGACAAGTTTATTGACCAATTATCTTATTACCTAACAAATGAGGGGCAAGATGGTGAATACAAACTAAATGCTAATCAAAAATCTGATATTTTAATGTTACGAGATAAAAAATTTTCTCAGTGGTCATGGAATTATGGTCAAAGTCCACAATTTATGTATAATAACCATGCAAAATTTAGTGGTGGCAGTATTGATGTTCAGATTGATGTGCATGATGGTAAGATAACAGATCTTAATTTTACGGGTGACTTCTTGGGGGTTCGAGATTGGCGAGAGATGAAGTCACAATTGCTTGGCATACCATTCACATATGAATATGTTGCTAATATTTTAGAGAAAAATAAAGATGGTCAGTACTTTGGCAGCATTACAAATAATGAGTTGTTAGAGACGTTTTTTCAGAAAGATGAGGTAGAAACTAATGCGTGA
- a CDS encoding rhodanese-like domain-containing protein → MNLVTTVIIVVVVWGLVALGSWLWVLLSAKTSAVLLKPIDFSKKVANENGQIVDVRESAAYKRSHIMGARNIPMANFSQGKSGLRKDRDIFLYDERLRDVARVGKSLKKQGYHKSKIFILRGGFSQYDGKTTK, encoded by the coding sequence ATGAATTTAGTAACAACTGTCATTATAGTTGTTGTTGTGTGGGGTTTAGTCGCTTTAGGAAGTTGGCTATGGGTGCTTTTATCTGCAAAAACTAGTGCTGTATTGCTTAAACCAATTGATTTTTCAAAAAAAGTTGCAAATGAAAATGGGCAGATTGTTGATGTGAGAGAATCTGCTGCATACAAACGTTCGCATATAATGGGTGCTCGCAATATACCGATGGCTAATTTTTCACAGGGGAAATCTGGCTTACGAAAAGATCGCGATATTTTCTTGTATGATGAACGATTACGTGATGTGGCCCGAGTCGGTAAATCTTTGAAAAAACAGGGCTATCATAAAAGTAAAATATTTATTTTACGTGGTGGTTTTAGTCAATATGATGGCAAAACTACAAAATAA
- a CDS encoding adaptor protein MecA: protein MEMERINDNTIRVMIENTDLKERGISVMELLGDHDKIESFFYNILSEVDVDHDFSDDDQVSFQILPNRNGLELFISRLDNDNQVGDVINNLMSYTKNKLETIDDITDERRTDLQQNDNSLITSNSAKSQKVATNSDVVTNSELILKITNFEAIIAISKIDQMKNVLSDLYRYNGVFYLVLTFSTDKMAPEKIADEKSFAIEFASESNIKKDVLHEHGEIVMRVDALVQIKNIFR from the coding sequence ATGGAAATGGAAAGAATTAATGATAATACAATTCGTGTTATGATTGAGAATACTGATTTAAAGGAACGCGGCATTTCTGTTATGGAATTACTAGGAGATCACGATAAAATAGAATCTTTTTTTTATAATATTTTATCTGAAGTTGATGTTGACCATGATTTTAGTGATGATGATCAGGTAAGCTTTCAGATTTTACCAAATCGTAATGGGTTGGAATTATTTATTTCAAGATTAGACAATGACAATCAAGTAGGTGATGTTATTAATAATTTGATGAGTTACACCAAAAATAAATTGGAGACCATCGACGATATTACCGATGAAAGACGCACTGATTTACAACAAAATGACAATAGCTTAATTACTTCAAATTCTGCCAAATCTCAAAAAGTAGCAACAAATTCTGATGTTGTGACAAATTCTGAATTGATTTTGAAGATTACAAATTTTGAGGCGATCATTGCGATTTCAAAAATAGATCAAATGAAAAATGTTTTGTCGGATTTGTATCGGTATAACGGTGTGTTTTATCTTGTATTGACATTTTCTACTGATAAAATGGCACCGGAAAAGATTGCGGATGAGAAATCTTTTGCCATTGAATTTGCTTCAGAAAGTAATATAAAAAAAGATGTGCTGCATGAGCATGGCGAAATTGTTATGCGTGTAGATGCACTTGTCCAAATAAAAAATATTTTTAGATGA